In the genome of Cupriavidus sp. WKF15, the window CCGGGCATGAAGGTAGTGGTGCCCTCCAACGCCTACGACGCCAAGGGCCTGATGATCCAGGCCATCCGCGACGACAACCCGGTGGTGTTCTGCTACCACAAGGGCATCATGGGCTTGTCGTGGATGTCGTACTTCGAGGGTAGTACCAATGCTGTTCCCGAAACTCCCTACGCCATTCCCTTCGGTCAGGCCCGCGTCGCACGCAATGGCCGCGACGTGACCATCGTCACGCTGTCGCAGATGGTGCAGAAGTCGCTGCTGGCGGCAGAGCAACTTGCAGCCGAAGGCATCGAAGCCGAGGTGATCGACCTGCGCACCATCGTGCCGCTTGACCGCGAAACCGTCCTTCGCTCGGTCGCCAAGACCGGCCGCCTGCTGGTCGCCGATGAGGACTACCTCAGCTTCGGCCTGTCCGGCGAGATCGCCGCCATCGTCGCCGAGAACCTCGACAGCGTGGCGCTGCGGGCCCCGGTGCGCCGGCTGGCCGTCCCCGATGTACCGATCCCGTTCTCGCGCCCGCTCGAACAGTTCGTGATTCCGCAGGTCGACAGCATCGCCGCCCAGATGCGCGCGCTGGTGCAGCACCAACCAGTTTCTTATTCACTCAAGCGAGAAGCAGCATGATCGACGTATTGATGTCTGACGCCGTCTGGCAGGACGTGGAAGAAGGCACCGAGGCCCTGTTGCAGGAATGGTCGGTACAGTCAGGCGATACAGTCAGCGCGGGCCAGGTGCTCGGCGTGGTTGAACTGGTCAAGACCACCCACGAGATTGCGGCGCCGGCCGCAGGTGTGGTCGCCGAGCTGACGGTGGCGGCACAGGACACCTTTGGTCGCGGCACTGTGCTGGCACGACTGGAGCCGAAATCATGACGCACAGTTTGGTTTCTGCCCCGGATGCCGGCGAACGCCGCGCCGTTCCGCTCGCCGGCATACGTGGGGCCATCGCGCGCAGCATGAGTGCCGCGTGGCAGGTGCCCCGCGTGGCGCAGTCGATCGAGGTGGACGCGACCCGACT includes:
- a CDS encoding alpha-ketoacid dehydrogenase subunit beta — encoded protein: MQTAKDAGQGARTLTMAQAIAEAIGQEMERDSRVFAMGEDIGKYGGIFSATTGLLDRFGPERIMDTPISETAFMGAAIGAAAEGLRPIAELMFVDFFGVCFDQIYNHLAKNTYMSGGRISLPAVVMTGIGGGYNDAAQHSQCLYASFAHMPGMKVVVPSNAYDAKGLMIQAIRDDNPVVFCYHKGIMGLSWMSYFEGSTNAVPETPYAIPFGQARVARNGRDVTIVTLSQMVQKSLLAAEQLAAEGIEAEVIDLRTIVPLDRETVLRSVAKTGRLLVADEDYLSFGLSGEIAAIVAENLDSVALRAPVRRLAVPDVPIPFSRPLEQFVIPQVDSIAAQMRALVQHQPVSYSLKREAA
- a CDS encoding lipoyl domain-containing protein, giving the protein MIDVLMSDAVWQDVEEGTEALLQEWSVQSGDTVSAGQVLGVVELVKTTHEIAAPAAGVVAELTVAAQDTFGRGTVLARLEPKS